The proteins below come from a single Deltaproteobacteria bacterium genomic window:
- a CDS encoding PAS domain S-box protein — protein sequence MAASALGPQTAAGGLRLLLLEDNPHDAELVVATLEDAGYKVTWDRVQTRGEFLRRLPAPDYDLILADYAMPGFDGLTALYLAQEQGIEIPFVLVSGTLGEEVAIESLKAGATDYVLKTRLERLVPVVRRALQEREVERKQHELEAALRASEQRFRSLIENASDLVSIVDAGGIVRYLSPSHERVLGYAPEEFVGTDVFELVHPDDLGPVLAHFQSALTGADNAVPLAVRFRHRDGSWRVLEGTARNLLHDPAVAGVVVNTRDITERTQAEAALRASEQRYATLTTISPVGVFHTDEQGRCEFVNERWRELAGLTAEQSLGEGWIKVIHPDDRERVIKEWYDAVRECRPYRGECRMVHPDGTIVWVLGLGIADKSPEGKMLGYAGTVTDITEIKQAQLAAQAANDSLHLVMAQMPAVLWTTDAEPRLTSCTGRGLAQMGLRTNQLVGSTLAEYLMSADPELAPLAAQRRALGGESVNYDFELQGRTFACHIEPLYDNAGAIIGTIGLALDVTEQKRAEARLRESEEQYRELVESLSEIVFALDEQGRVAYISPVVQEVGGYQPAEVIGRLFVEFVFPDDVPELLAGFQKVLGGELEPGEYRLVSKSGEVRWVRSASRPIIRDGRALGVRGTLVDISERKRAEDEISRLNAELEQRVQQRTAQLEAANKELEAFSYSVSHDLRGPLRAIDGFSKVVLDGHAGQLDEEGQRCLQRVRGATQHMGELIDDLLRLGQVTRSEMHWQRVDLSALAEAIAAELQKTQLQRRVTWSIAPALSARGDVRLLRVALENLLGNAWKYTGKQPAARIEFGTLPVADSRLKSPAASHPDEVVFFVRDDGAGFDMSYAAKLFGAFQRLHRTGEFEGTGIGLATVQRIIQRHGGRVWAEAEVGRGATFYFTLGLVTLPCGTS from the coding sequence ATGGCCGCTTCCGCGCTCGGGCCGCAGACGGCCGCCGGTGGTTTGCGCCTGCTGCTCCTGGAAGACAACCCGCACGATGCCGAGTTGGTGGTGGCGACACTGGAGGATGCGGGCTACAAGGTGACCTGGGATCGCGTACAAACCCGCGGTGAGTTTCTGCGCCGCTTGCCGGCGCCAGACTACGATCTCATCCTCGCCGACTATGCCATGCCGGGCTTCGACGGTCTGACGGCGTTGTACCTGGCGCAGGAACAGGGGATCGAGATTCCCTTCGTCCTGGTCTCGGGCACCCTGGGTGAGGAGGTTGCGATCGAGAGCCTGAAGGCGGGGGCGACCGACTATGTATTGAAGACGCGCCTGGAGCGGTTAGTGCCGGTGGTGCGGCGGGCGCTGCAAGAGCGCGAGGTCGAGCGCAAGCAGCACGAGCTCGAAGCTGCCCTGCGTGCCAGCGAGCAACGCTTTCGCTCGCTGATCGAGAACGCCAGCGACCTGGTGTCGATTGTCGACGCCGGCGGGATCGTGCGCTACCTCAGCCCCTCGCACGAGCGCGTGCTCGGTTACGCTCCCGAGGAGTTTGTCGGCACCGATGTCTTCGAGCTGGTGCATCCCGATGACCTGGGGCCGGTGCTCGCTCATTTCCAGAGTGCCCTCACCGGCGCGGACAATGCGGTGCCCCTGGCCGTGCGCTTTCGCCATCGTGACGGCTCCTGGCGCGTGTTGGAGGGGACCGCCCGGAACTTATTACACGATCCCGCGGTGGCGGGGGTGGTGGTGAATACCCGCGACATTACCGAACGCACGCAGGCCGAGGCCGCCTTGCGCGCGAGCGAACAGCGCTATGCCACGCTGACCACGATTTCGCCGGTCGGCGTCTTCCACACCGACGAGCAGGGGCGCTGCGAGTTTGTCAACGAGCGCTGGCGCGAATTGGCGGGCCTGACGGCCGAGCAGTCGCTCGGCGAGGGGTGGATAAAGGTGATTCACCCGGATGACCGCGAGCGTGTCATCAAGGAATGGTACGACGCGGTTCGCGAATGCCGGCCGTATCGCGGGGAGTGCCGCATGGTGCACCCGGACGGCACTATAGTTTGGGTGCTCGGCCTGGGGATTGCCGACAAGTCGCCTGAGGGCAAGATGCTGGGCTACGCGGGTACCGTCACCGACATCACTGAAATCAAGCAGGCGCAACTGGCCGCGCAAGCCGCCAACGATAGCTTGCACCTGGTTATGGCGCAGATGCCGGCGGTGCTGTGGACCACTGATGCCGAGCCGCGACTCACCTCGTGCACCGGTAGGGGACTGGCGCAGATGGGGCTGAGGACAAACCAATTGGTGGGCAGCACTTTAGCCGAGTATCTCATGAGCGCGGATCCCGAATTGGCGCCCCTGGCGGCCCAGCGCCGGGCGCTGGGAGGCGAATCGGTGAATTACGACTTCGAGTTGCAAGGTCGCACCTTCGCTTGTCACATCGAGCCACTGTACGATAATGCTGGCGCCATTATCGGTACCATCGGGCTGGCGCTGGACGTCACCGAGCAGAAGCGGGCGGAGGCGAGGCTGCGCGAGTCGGAAGAGCAGTATCGCGAGCTGGTCGAATCGCTGAGCGAAATCGTCTTCGCGCTCGATGAACAAGGGCGGGTGGCGTACATCAGCCCGGTGGTACAAGAAGTCGGCGGCTATCAGCCGGCCGAAGTCATCGGCCGGCTGTTCGTGGAATTCGTCTTCCCCGACGACGTACCGGAGCTGCTGGCGGGTTTTCAGAAGGTCCTCGGCGGCGAACTGGAGCCGGGCGAGTATCGCCTGGTGAGCAAGTCGGGCGAGGTCCGTTGGGTGCGCAGCGCCAGCCGGCCGATCATTCGCGACGGGCGTGCGCTCGGGGTGCGCGGCACACTGGTGGATATCTCCGAGCGCAAGCGGGCCGAGGACGAGATTAGCCGTCTCAATGCCGAACTCGAGCAGCGCGTGCAGCAGCGCACCGCCCAGCTCGAAGCCGCCAACAAGGAGCTGGAGGCCTTCAGCTATTCGGTGTCGCACGACTTGCGCGGACCGCTGCGGGCGATCGATGGCTTCAGCAAGGTGGTGCTCGATGGGCACGCCGGCCAGCTCGACGAGGAGGGGCAGCGCTGCTTGCAGCGGGTGCGCGGCGCCACCCAGCACATGGGCGAGCTGATCGACGACCTCCTGCGGCTGGGGCAGGTCACCCGCAGTGAGATGCACTGGCAGCGCGTCGATCTCAGCGCCTTGGCCGAGGCCATCGCCGCTGAGCTGCAGAAGACCCAACTGCAGCGGCGGGTGACGTGGTCGATCGCGCCGGCGTTATCCGCCCGCGGCGATGTGCGCCTGCTGCGGGTGGCGCTGGAAAACCTGCTCGGCAACGCCTGGAAGTACACCGGCAAGCAGCCGGCAGCGCGGATCGAGTTCGGGACCCTACCGGTTGCGGATTCCAGGCTTAAGTCTCCGGCCGCCAGTCACCCCGACGAAGTCGTGTTCTTCGTCCGAGACGACGGTGCGGGCTTCGACATGAGCTATGCCGCCAAGCTCTTCGGCGCCTTCCAGCGCCTGCACCGCACCGGCGAGTTCGAGGGCACCGGCATCGGCCTCGCCACCGTGCAGCGAATCATCCAGCGCCACGGCGGCCGGGTATGGGCCGAAGCGGAGGTGGGCAGGGGCGCCACCTTCTACTTCACCCTCGGGCTGGTTACGCTGCCTTGCGGTACATCGTGA
- a CDS encoding response regulator: protein MEAKKILLAEDNAHDIELTLTAMEEYRLANDVQVVRDGAEALDYLYRRGAFAGRPDGHPLLVLLDLKMPKVDGIEVLRQVKSDPELKVIPVVVVTSSREEQDVVRGYQLGANAYVVKPVDFDEFVEGVRQLNLFWVLMNEPPPGAVTR, encoded by the coding sequence ATGGAGGCGAAAAAGATATTGCTGGCCGAAGACAATGCCCACGACATCGAGCTGACGTTGACGGCGATGGAGGAGTACCGCCTCGCCAACGATGTCCAGGTGGTGCGCGATGGTGCCGAGGCCCTCGATTACCTTTACCGCCGCGGTGCTTTCGCCGGCCGTCCCGACGGCCACCCGCTGCTGGTGCTGCTCGATCTGAAGATGCCCAAGGTGGACGGAATCGAAGTGCTGCGCCAAGTCAAGAGTGATCCCGAGCTGAAGGTCATCCCGGTGGTGGTGGTGACCTCATCCCGCGAAGAGCAGGACGTGGTACGCGGCTACCAGTTGGGGGCCAACGCTTACGTGGTCAAGCCGGTTGACTTCGACGAGTTCGTCGAAGGTGTCAGGCAGCTCAATCTATTTTGGGTGCTGATGAACGAGCCGCCGCCGGGTGCGGTCACCCGCTGA
- a CDS encoding response regulator transcription factor, whose product MRCLLASPHGMFRRGLQRLLMQQTGVQLVGEAGNIAALCRAAATSQPDIVVFDLRLLEHEDGDDLAALPQRAPRTRALFLGSEAEREYCAQLLPLEAWSLVTLDASVSAVAAAIRTLANWPQPRVGSARPPRLTARENEIARLVAAGRRNYEVAAHFKISEDTVKRHLTNIYRKLGIHERVALVRYVKQAGLPLSGRAATVTRLNPNRRPRC is encoded by the coding sequence GTGCGCTGTTTGCTGGCCAGCCCGCACGGGATGTTCCGGCGCGGTTTGCAGCGGCTATTGATGCAGCAGACGGGGGTGCAACTGGTGGGCGAAGCCGGCAACATTGCAGCGCTGTGCCGCGCGGCGGCAACGAGCCAGCCCGACATCGTGGTCTTCGATCTACGCTTGCTCGAACACGAAGATGGCGATGACCTGGCCGCGTTACCCCAGCGCGCCCCGCGCACCCGAGCATTGTTCCTCGGCTCGGAGGCGGAGCGCGAGTACTGCGCGCAGCTGCTGCCGCTGGAGGCCTGGTCACTGGTGACGCTCGACGCCAGCGTCAGCGCGGTCGCCGCCGCCATTCGTACTCTCGCCAACTGGCCGCAACCGCGGGTGGGCTCGGCCCGGCCGCCCCGGCTCACGGCGCGCGAAAACGAGATTGCCAGGTTAGTGGCCGCCGGCCGGCGCAACTACGAGGTTGCCGCCCACTTCAAAATCTCCGAGGACACCGTCAAGCGCCACCTGACCAACATCTATCGCAAGCTCGGGATTCACGAACGCGTGGCTCTCGTGCGCTACGTCAAGCAGGCCGGCCTGCCGCTGTCCGGCCGCGCCGCTACCGTAACTCGGCTCAACCCCAACAGGAGGCCAAGATGTTAG
- a CDS encoding universal stress protein has protein sequence MLERFKTIVVTTDFSERGDHAIPHAFRIAADNDGKVIMCHVLETVITPVPLYAQYYPTDLLTPEVRARAEQDAGDALRQRVPQDATLAAVPFSLSIVHGSPAREIVHLAEEAKADLIVISTHGHTGLKHIVLGSVAERVLRHAHCAVLVVR, from the coding sequence ATGTTAGAACGATTCAAGACCATCGTTGTAACCACCGACTTCTCCGAGCGCGGCGATCACGCGATTCCGCACGCCTTTCGCATTGCCGCCGACAACGACGGCAAGGTCATAATGTGCCACGTGCTCGAGACCGTGATCACGCCCGTACCGCTCTATGCGCAGTACTACCCCACGGATCTGTTGACCCCCGAGGTGCGCGCCCGGGCCGAACAGGACGCCGGCGACGCCTTACGCCAGCGTGTGCCCCAGGACGCCACGCTGGCGGCGGTGCCGTTCTCGCTCAGCATCGTTCATGGCAGCCCCGCGCGCGAGATCGTCCACCTCGCCGAGGAAGCCAAAGCCGACCTCATCGTCATCTCCACTCACGGCCACACCGGCTTGAAGCACATCGTCCTCGGCAGCGTCGCCGAGCGAGTCCTGCGCCACGCCCACTGCGCCGTTCTGGTGGTGCGCTGA
- a CDS encoding DUF3237 domain-containing protein encodes MKVEYAFTYHATLKEPVMVGPGPYGTRAFYEVIGGRLEGEGLKGNVLTGGGDWLLIGPDGWGRLDVRAQFITDDGAAIYLSYYGVLEMNEQVQQAIAAGHATDYGDLYFRTNPRFETGDPRYAWLNHTVFVAEGRVLPGPTVEYRVYRVL; translated from the coding sequence ATGAAGGTCGAATACGCATTCACTTACCACGCAACCCTGAAAGAGCCGGTGATGGTCGGGCCCGGCCCGTACGGAACGCGCGCCTTTTACGAAGTGATCGGCGGCCGGCTCGAGGGCGAAGGGCTGAAGGGCAATGTGCTCACTGGCGGGGGCGATTGGCTGCTGATCGGCCCCGACGGCTGGGGCCGGCTGGATGTGCGAGCACAGTTCATCACCGACGACGGCGCGGCCATCTATTTATCGTACTACGGAGTGCTCGAAATGAACGAGCAGGTGCAGCAGGCCATCGCCGCGGGCCACGCCACCGATTACGGCGACTTGTACTTCCGCACCAACCCGCGCTTCGAGACCGGCGACCCGCGCTACGCCTGGCTCAATCACACCGTGTTTGTGGCCGAGGGCCGCGTCTTGCCCGGACCTACGGTCGAGTATCGGGTCTACCGCGTGCTGTGA
- a CDS encoding cation-translocating P-type ATPase — MATAPSSTSASADQSPVWHALSVAEVAARLQVDVGSGLSGDEAGRRALVHGPNEIPEQHRRSPYRMLLGQFTDFMILVLIGAAIISGAIGDAGDTLAIVIIVLLNGLVGFVQEYRAERAVAALKRLASATATVRRDGKVLVLPAAQLVPGDVVLLEAGNLLPADLRLVETVQLKVDESALTGESAPVEKCTEALAALGLPLGDRRNLAYKGTVVSYGRGAGVVVATAAQSELGKIADLLRGADEHKTPLQKRLARFGRQLALAVIAVCALVFLVGVLRGEPVVLMFLTAVSLAVAAIPEALPAVVTVSLALGARTMVQKQALIRRLPAVETLGSVTFICSDKTGTLTQNRMRVEEFYAGGQVWAASPAPADGAEPWPALYRALALSNDARVASDGSVSGDPTEVALYLAAARAGYDKATQERLAPRLAELPFDSERKCMTTFHRAGGAVVSFTKGAPEMLLGHCGSVLSPGGVVALATATMLAQAERMAATGLRVLAVAWRHWPELPAELSPPAVERELSLLALVGVMDPPRPEAAAAVALCRSAGITPVMITGDHAATARSIAVRLGIIADGDAVMTGPELERLSMVEFERSVERIRVYARVAPEQKLKIVRALQDQGEFVAMTGDGVNDAPALQRADIGVAMGLSGTDVAREAAHIILLDDNFATIVSAVREGRRIFDNIRKFIKYAMTGNAGEIWTIFLAPFLGLPIPLLPIHILWINLVTDGLPGLALAAEPEEREVMQRPPRSPQQSIFAQGMWQHIIWVGLLMGGVCLLTQAWAYHTGSAHWQTMVFTVLTLSQLGHALAIRSYKESLPRLGLWSNRPLLGAVVLTFALQLATIYLPPLNPVFKTTPLSAGELGLSLLLAAVVLVAVEVEKWLVRRGWIYRELG; from the coding sequence ATGGCAACCGCGCCCTCCAGCACCTCCGCTTCAGCCGATCAGTCACCGGTTTGGCACGCGCTCTCGGTAGCGGAGGTTGCGGCCCGCTTGCAGGTCGATGTCGGCAGCGGCCTATCCGGCGATGAGGCCGGCCGGCGTGCGCTCGTGCACGGGCCCAACGAGATTCCCGAGCAGCACCGTCGCAGCCCGTACCGGATGCTGCTCGGGCAATTCACCGATTTCATGATCCTCGTCCTGATCGGGGCGGCGATCATCTCCGGTGCGATCGGCGATGCTGGCGATACGCTGGCGATCGTAATCATAGTGCTGCTCAATGGCCTGGTCGGATTCGTGCAGGAGTACCGGGCCGAGCGCGCGGTCGCGGCCCTCAAGCGGCTGGCGTCGGCGACCGCGACGGTGCGGCGAGACGGCAAAGTGCTGGTGCTGCCGGCGGCGCAGTTAGTGCCCGGTGACGTAGTGTTGCTGGAGGCGGGCAATTTGCTGCCGGCCGACTTGCGCTTGGTGGAAACCGTGCAGCTCAAGGTGGACGAGTCGGCACTGACCGGCGAGTCGGCGCCGGTGGAGAAGTGCACTGAAGCGTTGGCGGCGCTCGGGCTGCCGCTGGGGGACCGGCGCAACCTGGCTTACAAGGGCACGGTGGTGAGCTACGGCCGGGGAGCCGGCGTGGTGGTGGCGACCGCCGCGCAGAGCGAACTCGGCAAGATTGCCGATCTCCTGCGGGGCGCAGACGAGCACAAGACTCCGTTACAAAAGCGGCTGGCGCGCTTCGGCCGGCAATTGGCGCTGGCCGTGATCGCCGTCTGCGCCCTGGTGTTTCTGGTGGGCGTGCTGCGCGGGGAGCCGGTCGTGCTCATGTTTCTCACCGCCGTCAGTCTCGCGGTCGCCGCCATCCCGGAAGCCTTGCCCGCTGTGGTCACGGTGTCGTTGGCGCTCGGGGCTCGCACGATGGTGCAGAAGCAGGCGCTCATCCGGCGACTGCCGGCGGTGGAGACCTTGGGTTCGGTCACCTTCATCTGTTCCGACAAGACCGGCACGCTGACGCAGAACCGGATGCGGGTGGAAGAGTTCTACGCCGGCGGGCAGGTGTGGGCCGCCTCACCCGCGCCCGCCGATGGCGCCGAGCCGTGGCCGGCGCTCTACCGCGCGCTGGCGTTGAGCAACGATGCCCGCGTCGCCAGCGACGGCAGTGTTAGCGGTGATCCGACCGAAGTGGCGCTCTACTTGGCGGCGGCACGGGCCGGCTACGACAAGGCCACGCAAGAGCGTCTGGCCCCGCGTCTGGCCGAGCTGCCGTTCGACTCGGAGCGCAAGTGCATGACGACGTTTCATCGCGCCGGCGGCGCGGTGGTTTCCTTCACCAAAGGGGCGCCGGAAATGCTGCTCGGCCACTGCGGCAGCGTACTGAGCCCGGGCGGAGTCGTTGCGCTGGCAACCGCGACCATGCTGGCGCAGGCGGAGCGGATGGCCGCGACCGGCTTGCGGGTGCTGGCCGTGGCTTGGCGCCACTGGCCGGAGCTGCCGGCTGAGCTTTCGCCACCAGCGGTCGAGCGCGAGCTGAGCTTGCTTGCCCTGGTGGGGGTGATGGACCCGCCCCGGCCCGAGGCCGCCGCCGCGGTGGCGCTGTGCCGCTCAGCCGGCATCACGCCGGTGATGATCACCGGCGATCACGCGGCCACGGCCCGCTCGATTGCCGTACGGCTCGGCATCATTGCCGACGGCGACGCGGTCATGACCGGGCCCGAGCTTGAGCGCTTGTCGATGGTCGAGTTCGAGCGCTCGGTCGAGCGCATCAGGGTGTACGCCCGGGTGGCCCCGGAGCAGAAGCTCAAGATCGTGCGCGCGCTGCAAGACCAGGGCGAATTCGTCGCCATGACCGGCGACGGGGTCAATGACGCCCCGGCCTTGCAGCGCGCCGACATCGGCGTGGCGATGGGGTTGAGCGGTACCGACGTCGCCCGCGAGGCCGCCCACATAATCCTGCTCGATGATAACTTCGCCACCATCGTCAGCGCGGTGCGAGAGGGGCGGCGCATCTTCGACAACATTCGCAAGTTCATCAAGTACGCCATGACCGGCAACGCCGGGGAGATCTGGACGATCTTCCTGGCCCCGTTTCTGGGGCTGCCGATCCCGCTGCTGCCGATTCACATCTTGTGGATCAACCTCGTCACCGACGGTTTGCCCGGCCTCGCACTGGCGGCCGAGCCGGAAGAGCGGGAAGTCATGCAGCGGCCGCCGCGGTCGCCGCAGCAGAGCATCTTCGCGCAGGGCATGTGGCAGCACATCATCTGGGTCGGGCTGCTCATGGGCGGCGTCTGTTTGTTGACCCAAGCATGGGCCTATCACACCGGCTCGGCGCACTGGCAGACGATGGTCTTCACCGTCTTGACACTGTCGCAGCTGGGGCATGCGCTGGCTATCCGTTCGTACAAGGAGTCGCTGCCGCGGCTAGGGCTGTGGTCCAACCGGCCGTTGCTGGGCGCGGTGGTGCTGACATTTGCGCTCCAGCTGGCGACGATCTACCTGCCGCCGTTGAATCCGGTTTTCAAAACCACGCCGCTGAGTGCGGGCGAGCTGGGGTTGTCGCTGTTGCTTGCGGCGGTGGTGTTGGTTGCGGTAGAGGTCGAAAAGTGGCTGGTCCGCCGTGGTTGGATCTACCGCGAGTTAGGTTGA